The DNA segment AAATTCTGCGGCATGTCGTGGCCGGCGTCATCGGGTATTTGCCCCATGGCCGCCAATGCCTGCGTGGCCATCCCGCTGATCAGGAATTCGAAAGACGCCGGTGGCGGTGGCTCCAATCCGCGGCGCGGACTCGCGGTTGATTTGCCCGTTGAGTCACCCACCGACGGCTCAGGCTCCGCCGCAGCTTGCTCGGCGGCCGGATCATTCGGCTGCTGTTGTCGTTTGGCCTGCTCCTTTTCGCGTTGGACTTGGTTCTTCCAGTCCTCGTCGATGTGTAAGCGGGATTCGTCGTCGGGATGTGGCTGGCTCATGGCAGCAATCCGAATTGGGCCTTGAGAGTTGTCAATCGCTTGACTTGAGTTGATTTGGACTACGGAACGGTCAATTGTAAGTCATGTTCAAGGAACTGGCTATGATTGTGCGGCTTACGATTCCGCAGTTTTCATTTACAATTCTGATATTGGTGTCAATTCGATCGCCAACGTGCCCGCTGGGATTTGGCCGGCTGGCGAACCTACCGTTTAACGCCGATGTGGAGCCACCGTGTAGAGTCACGATTTACATCGCCTTCGAAAATTGGACTGAGTAGTTAACCATGAAAGTATT comes from the Pirellulaceae bacterium genome and includes:
- a CDS encoding DUF1844 domain-containing protein, with the translated sequence MSQPHPDDESRLHIDEDWKNQVQREKEQAKRQQQPNDPAAEQAAAEPEPSVGDSTGKSTASPRRGLEPPPPASFEFLISGMATQALAAMGQIPDDAGHDMPQNLDYARHYIDLLGVIETKTSGNLTAHEQKFLQQTLHQLRMLFVACKNP